A region from the Lolium perenne isolate Kyuss_39 chromosome 4, Kyuss_2.0, whole genome shotgun sequence genome encodes:
- the LOC127319701 gene encoding xylan O-acetyltransferase 14-like produces the protein MSEQMAVKVAASTPPRKCQSATSAGDPEDGCLLKGSAKRSTRVWGLATVSVSLQSQCFSSFVLLVFVMFVVTIVSFTTRSGAAAKMPTLHPPLTTDFTVMTSTSNSGATEQVTAPPPPTASAVDGGGRGVEECDMSSGRWVYDEEGYPLYEENACRFMSENLACGKYGRTDLRYQHWRWQPHGCDLPRFDAASLLENLRGKRLVFVGDSLNRNQWVSMVCLIDTATPGLHKTLNSSGALFAFSIHEYNASVDFYWSPLLVESNSDNPVHHRVADRTVRANSIVEHARHWTDADVLVFNSYLWWRHPSIKVLWGSFETATAAEHEYTVSKAIDGLRAFELALTTWADWLEFLVDRARTSVFFMSMSPTHLPSDGDNHGCYNETEPIAAADEGRGHHGLNPAFGRAVEEQVKRLGARGVAVRVVNVTGMSERRRDAHPSVHRRQWDPLTEAQRRDPSSYADCIHWCLPGVPDVWNQLLYAHIV, from the exons ATGTCTGAACAGATGGCTGTCAAAGTTGCCGCGAGCACCCCGCCGCGCAAGTGCCAGAGCGCCACCAGCGCCGGCGACCCCGAGGACGGGTGCCTGTTGAAAGGATCCGCGAAGAGGTCGACGAGGGTGTGGGGACTAGCCACCGTCAGCGTCAGCCTCCAGAGCCAATGCTTCAGCTCGTTCGTGCTGCTGGTGTTCGTGATGTTCGTCGTCACCATCGTCTCGTTCACGACAAGGAGCGGCGCCGCCGCCAAGATGCCGACCTTGCATCCGCCTCTTACCACGGACTTCACGGTCATGACGTCCACGAGCAACAGCGGCGCCACCGAGCAGGTGACTGCGCCTCCGCCTCCGACCGCTTCCGCTGTGGACGGTGGTGGCAGGGGCGTGGAAGAGTGCGACATGTCCTCCGGCCGGTGGGTGTACGACGAGGAGGGGTACCCTCTGTACGAGGAGAACGCGTGCAGGTTCATGTCGGAGAACTTGGCGTGTGGGAAGTATGGCAGGACGGACCTCCGGTACCAACATTGGCGGTGGCAGCCGCACGGCTGCGACCTTCCAAG GTTCGACGCGGCGAGCCTGCTGGAAAATCTGCGGGGCAAGCGTCTGGTGTTCGTGGGGGACTCTCTGAACCGGAACCAGTGGGTGTCCATGGTGTGcctcatcgacaccgccacccctGGCCTCCACAAGACCCTCAACTCAAGCGGAGCCCTCTTCGCCTTCAGCATCCAT GAGTACAACGCGTCGGTAGACTTCTACTGGTCGCCGCTGCTCGTGGAGTCCAACTCCGACAACCCGGTGCACCACCGCGTCGCCGACCGCACCGTGCGCGCCAACTCCATCGTTGAACACGCCCGCCACTGGACAGACGCCGACGTGCTCGTCTTCAACTCTTACCTCTGGTGGCGCCACCCGTCCATCAAAGTCCT TTGGGGTTCGTTCGAGACGGCAACGGCGGCGGAGCACGAGTACACGGTATCCAAGGCGATCGACGGCCTGCGCGCGTTCGAGTTAGCTCTGACGACGTGGGCCGACTGGCTGGAGTTCCTCGTCGACCGCGCACGCACCAGCGTCTTCTTCATGTCCATGTCGCCCACCCACCTCCCCTCAGACGGCGACAACCACGGGTGCTACAACGAGACGGAGCCGATCGCCGCGGCGGACGAGGGCCGCGGCCATCACGGCCTGAACCCGGCGTTCGGGCGCGCGGTGGAGGAGCAAGTCAAGCGGCTGGGCGCGCGCGGCGTGGCGGTGCGGGTGGTGAACGTGACGGGGATGTCGGAGCGGCGCAGGGACGCGCACCCGTCCGTGCACCGGCGGCAGTGGGATCCGCTCACGGAGGCGCAGCGGCGGGACCCGAGCAGCTACGCCGACTGCATCCACTGGTGCCTCCCCGGCGTGCCCGACGTCTGGAACCAGCTCCTCTACGCGCACATCGTCTAG
- the LOC127319692 gene encoding citrate-binding protein-like: protein MAPQALSWICVSLLVLLACSSCVAARGTRTPKTTDPTYGFKAVSLDESNFELQRPYDESSGSRYSFDGTVRKLWVLSSDKPHTRQSHTSPRTEIRMTGYDYSSGVWQFEGYGYVPSGTSGVSIMQVFGAGETATTLMLHVINGALRYYDRQVVEDNIYDRWFKLNVVHDVEASRLTVFIDGKEKLHVSGRGGDSHYFKFGVYAQNHDSSFMESRWKGVRILKKD, encoded by the exons ATGGCTCCTCAAGCTCTGTCTTGGATTTGTGTGTCTCTGCTTGTCTTGTTAGCATGTTCATCATGCGTTGCAGCGAGGGGCACACGGACGCCCAAAACAACCGACCCAACATACGGGTTTAAAGCTGTGAGTCTCGATGAGAGTAATTTTGAGCTGCAGCGTCCGTACGACGAGTCAAGTGGATCGCGGTATAGCTTTGATGGCACCGTGCGGAAGCTATGGGTGCTCTCATCTGACAAGCCCCACACCCGCCAAAGCCACACCAGCCCAAGAACAGAGATTAGGATGACA GGGTATGACTACAGCTCTGGCGTGTGGCAGTTCGAGGGTTACGGCTACGTACCCTCTGGCACATCAGGGGTGTCTATCATGCAGGTGTTTGGAGCTGGTGAGACGGCAACTACGCTCATGCTTCACGTCATAAACGGTGCACTGCGGTACTATGACAGACAGGTTGTTGAGGACAACATCTATGACCGATGGTTTAAACTGAATGTGGTCCATGACGTCGAAGCGTCTAGGCTCACTGTGTTCATTGATGGCAAGGAGAAGTTGCATGTGTCTGGCCGCGGCGGGGACTCACACTACTTCAAGTTTGGAGTGTATGCCCAAAACCATGACTCCAGCTTCATGGAATCTCGCTGGAAGGGTGTCAGGATCCTGAAGAAAGACTAG
- the LOC127319646 gene encoding citrate-binding protein, with protein sequence MASRDLSWISVSLLVSVASFSCIAARSTRAPKVADPTDGFTALNLGQDNFELQRPYDEASGARYSFDGTVRKMWVLSSDKPHARQSHTMPRTEIRITGHDYSSGMWQFEGYGYVPSGTSGVCIMQVFGAGEAGAASTLMLHVYDGALRYYDRQLVEDNIYNRWFKLNVVHDVDGSVLTVYIDGQEKLHVRGRGGHSHYFKFGVYAQHHDSNRMESHWKNVTIFKKN encoded by the exons ATGGCTTCTCGCGATCTGTCTTGGATTAGTGTGTCTCTCCTTGTCTCCGTGGCATCATTCTCATGCATTGCGGCGAGGAGCACACGGGCACCCAAAGTTGCCGACCCGACAGACGGGTTCACGGCACTGAATCTCGGCCAGGACAACTTTGAGTTGCAGAGACCGTATGACGAGGCAAGTGGTGCGCGGTACAGCTTTGACGGCACTGTGCGGAAGATGTGGGTGCTCTCTTCTGACAAGCCACATGCCCGCCAAAGCCACACAATGCCAAGAACAGAGATCAGGATCACT GGACATGACTATAGCTCAGGCATGTGGCAGTTCGAGGGGTATGGCTACGTCCCCTCGGGCACATCAGGTGTCTGCATCATGCAGGTATTTGGAGCCGGTGAGGCGGGGGCGGCCAGCACACTCATGTTGCATGTCTATGACGGCGCACTTCGTTACTACGACCGACAACTCGTTGAGGACAACATCTACAATCGGTGGTTTAAACTGAATGTAGTCCATGATGTAGATGGGTCCGTGCTCACTGTGTACATCGATGGCCAGGAGAAGCTGCATGTGCGTGGCCGCGGAGGCCATTCACATTACTTCAAGTTCGGCGTCTATGCGCAGCACCATGATTCTAACCGCATGGAGTCTCACTGGAAGAACGTGACGATCTTTAAGAAAAACTAG